A genome region from Triticum aestivum cultivar Chinese Spring chromosome 2B, IWGSC CS RefSeq v2.1, whole genome shotgun sequence includes the following:
- the LOC123043781 gene encoding xylose isomerase produces MRKGAELLVLLVASSLCLSAAIAAQETCPADIDAKCGDATSDGWEGEFFPGITKIRYEGPTSKKPLSYKWYNAEEVILGKKMKDWLRFSVAFWHTFRGTGGDPFGAATKNWPWEDGTNSLAMAKRRMKAHFEFMEKLGVERWCFHDRDIAPDGKTLAETNANLDEIVELAKQLQSETNIKPLWGTAQLFMHPRYMHGAATSPEVKVYAYAAAQVKKALEVTHYLGGENYVFWGGREGYQTLLNTDMKRELEHLANFLQAAVNHKKKIGFNGTLLIEPKPQEPTKHQYDWDVATTFSFLQKFGLTGEFKINVECNHATLSGHSCHHELETARINDILGNIDANTGDPQVGWDTDEFLTDISEATLIMSSVVKNDGLAPGGFNFDAKLRRESTDVEDLFIAHISGMDTMARGLRNVAKLIEDGSLDELVRKRYQSFDTEIGAMIEAGKGDFETLEKKVLEWGEPTVPSGKQELAEMLFQSAL; encoded by the exons ATGAGGAAGGGCGCCGAGCTCTTGGTCCTGCTGGTGGCGTCGTCCCTCTGCCTGTCCGCTGCG ATTGCCGCGCAGGAAACCTGCCCGGCCGACATCGACGCCAAGTGCGGCGATGCCACTTCCGATGGCTGGGAGGGCGAGTTCTTCCCCGGCATTACCAAGATCAGATATGAG GGTCCAACCAGCAAGAAGCCGCTTTCTTACAAGTGGTATAACGCGGAGGAAGTGATTCTTGGAAAGAAAATGAAA GATTGGTTGCGGTTCAGCGTGGCATTCTGGCACACTTTCCGGGGTACTGGAGGAGACCCTTTTGGTGCAGCCACAAAGAACTGGCCTTGGGAGGATGGCACCAATTCCCTGGCCATGGCTAAGAGAAGAA TGAAAGCTCACTTCGAGTTCATGGAGAAGCTTGGAGTTGAGAGGTGGTGCTTCCATGACAGGGACATCGCCCCTGATGGCAAAACACTCGCG GAAACAAATGCTAACTTGGATGAGATAGTTGAGCTGGCAAAGCAACTCCAG AGTGAGACCAATATAAAGCCATTGTGGGGGACTGCACAGCTTTTCATGCATCCACGTTACATGCACGGAGCTGCTACTAG CCCAGAGGTCAAGGTGTATGCTTatgctgctgctcaagtgaagaaagctttggag GTTACTCACTACCTAGGCGGTGAGAACTATGTATTCTGGGGTGGAAGAGAGGGTTACCAAACTCTTCTCAATACCGATATGAAGAGAGAACTTGAACATTTG GCTAACTTTCTTCAAGCTGCTGTTAACCACAAGAAGAAGATTGGCTTTAACG GAACATTGTTGATTgagcctaaaccacaagaaccaaCAAAGCATCA GTATGACTGGGATGTTGCAACTACATTCTCTTTCCTACAGAAGTTTGGTCTTACAG GAGAATTCAAGATAAATGTCGAGTGCAACCATGCTACTCTCTCTGGGCATAG CTGCCATCATGAGCTTGAGACTGCACGCATTAATGATATTCTTGGAAACATTGATGCAAACACTGGTGATCCGCAAGTTG GTTGGGACACGGATGAGTTCCTTACAGATATTTCAGAAGCTACCTTGATTATGTCAAGTGTGGTTAAGAAT GATGGACTTGCACCTGGTGGCTTCAACTTCGACGCCAAATT GCGGAGGGAGAGTACTGATGTTGAGGACCTGTTTATCGCTCATATCTCCGGGATGGACACCATGGCTCGCGGCCTCCGCAATGTTGCCAAGCTGATTGAG GATGGCTCCCTGGATGAGCTTGTCCGCAAGCGCTACCAGAGCTTTGACACTGAGATTGGTGCCATGATCGAG GCTGGGAAGGGAGACTTTGAAACCCTAGAAAAGAAGGTCTTGGAGTGGGGCGAGCCAACCGTTCCATCCGGCAAACAG GAACTGGCTGAGATGCTGTTCCAATCCGCTCTGTAG